From a region of the Acidimicrobiales bacterium genome:
- the nifJ gene encoding pyruvate:ferredoxin (flavodoxin) oxidoreductase, with translation MTQPREVATNVPYTPPSTATRPRHESLTRCRRWSRSYPITPASPMGEFADAWSQAGQKNLWGAVPEVVEMQSEAGAAGAVHGSLQGGALTTTFTASQGLLLMIPNLYKIAGELLPAVIHVAARTVATHALSIFGDHSDVMAVRQTGVALLASGSVQEAQDMALISHAATLRARVPFIHFFDGFRTSHEVAKIALVEDSVVRAMIDDEMVVAHRLRGLDPDRPVLRGTAQNPDVFFQAREACNPFHEAVPSIVAAEMKRFAELTGRSYRLFDYDGHPEATDVIVVMGSGAGTVNEAVRARVAAGERVGVLNVRLYRPFDVAAFVDALPATVQRISVLDRTKEPGAPGEPLYLDVVAALAQRWPGATLPKVTGGRFGLSSKELTPAMAGGVFDNMVAETPKSPFTVGIVDDLTDLSLEMPERWHEPDHVKRSVFYGLGSDGTVGANKNSVKIVGELTPLYAQGYFVYDSKKSGSMTVSHLRFSPQPIESAYLVAEAGFVGVHHFGAFDRVDVLGIAGRGATLLINSALPPDQTWNALPVEAQQAIIDKQLDVWIVDAGAVARANGLGNRVNTVLQTCFFHLSGVIPTDQAIDAIKNAISKTYGKRGARILQRNHAAVDDSIAALVKLDVPSEVTTRRRRPAPVPDAAPDFVSRVTARMIAGEGDLLPVSALPVDGTFPTGTTKWEKRAIAQEIPIWDPEICIDCARCALVCPHAAIRLKVVAPDDLADQPGGFRSKEWTDRSGAGSAAATRAIIQVAPDDCTGCGVCVSVCPAKSKEVVKHKAINMEPIAAHVDDERRFFDYFLGLPEHKRAELRLDTVKGSQMAEPLFEFSGACSGCGETPYLKLLTQMMGDRLVVANATGCSSIYGGNLPTTPWSVDDAGRGPAWANSLFEDNAEFGLGIRLGIDSHIETARRLVGELADVIGPVAQQLLDNPARTEDEIALQRSLIEQLRMALDGVDDPKAVELMATADQLVPRSVWLIGGDGWAYDIGFGGVDHVLASGRDVNILVLDTEVYSNTGGQTSKATPRGAIAKFSAGGKATAKKDIGMIAMAYGDVYVAHIAMGANMTQTVKAFAEAAAHPGPSIIIAYSPCIAHGIDMTEQMSHQKMAADSGYWPLYRYDPHREEHGDHALHLDSRKPTIPFKRFAESEARFSMLARVNPAVADELMSAAQRDIDDRWHLYEQMVEVERTARFGILEEED, from the coding sequence ATGACGCAACCACGGGAGGTGGCGACAAACGTTCCGTATACGCCACCCTCGACGGCAACGAGGCCGCGGCACGAATCGCTCACAAGGTGTCGGAGGTGGTCGCGATCTTATCCGATCACCCCTGCTTCGCCTATGGGCGAGTTCGCCGATGCCTGGTCACAAGCGGGCCAGAAGAACCTGTGGGGTGCAGTCCCCGAGGTGGTCGAGATGCAAAGCGAGGCCGGCGCCGCAGGTGCGGTGCACGGCTCGTTGCAGGGTGGAGCCCTCACCACGACGTTCACTGCGTCGCAGGGCCTGCTGCTGATGATTCCCAACCTGTACAAGATCGCGGGCGAGTTGTTGCCGGCGGTCATCCATGTTGCGGCGCGAACCGTCGCGACTCACGCTCTGAGCATCTTCGGCGACCACAGTGATGTGATGGCTGTGCGTCAGACCGGCGTGGCGCTGCTGGCTTCGGGTTCGGTGCAAGAAGCGCAGGACATGGCGTTGATCTCCCATGCGGCCACGCTGCGGGCCCGGGTGCCTTTCATCCACTTCTTCGACGGGTTCCGCACCAGCCACGAGGTTGCCAAGATCGCCCTGGTCGAAGACTCGGTCGTCAGGGCGATGATCGACGACGAGATGGTCGTCGCTCATCGGTTGCGAGGTCTCGACCCCGATCGGCCCGTGTTGCGGGGCACGGCTCAGAACCCAGATGTGTTCTTCCAGGCTCGAGAGGCCTGCAACCCCTTCCACGAGGCCGTTCCCTCGATCGTGGCCGCCGAGATGAAACGATTCGCCGAGCTGACCGGGCGCAGCTACCGGCTGTTCGACTACGACGGTCACCCCGAGGCCACCGACGTCATCGTGGTGATGGGCTCTGGCGCCGGCACCGTCAACGAGGCGGTGCGCGCCCGGGTAGCAGCCGGTGAGAGGGTCGGGGTCCTGAACGTGCGCCTCTACAGGCCCTTCGACGTCGCGGCTTTCGTGGATGCACTGCCTGCAACGGTGCAGCGGATCTCGGTCCTGGACCGCACCAAAGAACCAGGGGCACCGGGCGAACCCCTCTATCTCGATGTCGTGGCTGCGCTGGCGCAGCGCTGGCCTGGCGCCACGCTTCCCAAGGTCACCGGGGGCCGCTTCGGCCTCTCGTCGAAAGAGTTAACACCGGCGATGGCTGGTGGGGTGTTCGACAACATGGTGGCCGAAACGCCGAAGAGCCCCTTCACCGTGGGAATCGTCGACGACCTGACCGACCTCAGCTTGGAGATGCCCGAGCGTTGGCACGAGCCCGACCACGTGAAGCGCTCGGTGTTCTATGGACTGGGCAGCGATGGCACGGTGGGCGCCAACAAGAACTCGGTCAAGATCGTCGGCGAGCTGACACCGCTCTACGCCCAGGGCTACTTCGTCTACGACTCGAAGAAGTCGGGTTCGATGACCGTGTCGCACCTGAGGTTCTCGCCCCAGCCGATCGAGTCGGCCTACCTGGTGGCGGAGGCGGGCTTCGTAGGCGTTCATCACTTCGGTGCCTTCGACCGGGTCGATGTCTTGGGGATCGCCGGTCGGGGCGCAACCTTGCTGATCAACTCTGCGCTGCCACCCGACCAGACCTGGAATGCGCTGCCAGTCGAGGCCCAGCAGGCGATCATCGACAAGCAGCTCGATGTGTGGATCGTCGATGCAGGAGCCGTGGCCAGAGCCAACGGTTTGGGCAACCGCGTCAACACGGTTCTGCAGACGTGCTTCTTCCACCTGTCGGGGGTGATCCCGACCGACCAGGCGATAGACGCCATCAAGAACGCCATCAGCAAGACGTACGGCAAGCGCGGCGCGCGAATTCTGCAGCGCAACCATGCCGCCGTCGACGACTCCATTGCAGCGCTGGTCAAGCTCGACGTGCCGTCTGAGGTGACAACGCGCAGACGTCGCCCGGCGCCGGTGCCCGACGCTGCACCCGACTTCGTTTCGAGGGTCACGGCGCGCATGATCGCCGGCGAAGGCGACCTGTTGCCTGTCAGCGCGCTACCCGTCGACGGAACGTTCCCCACCGGCACCACAAAGTGGGAGAAACGAGCCATCGCACAGGAGATCCCTATCTGGGATCCCGAGATCTGCATCGACTGCGCCCGGTGTGCGTTGGTGTGCCCCCACGCGGCCATCCGGCTGAAGGTGGTGGCTCCTGACGATCTGGCCGATCAGCCCGGCGGCTTTCGGTCGAAGGAATGGACCGACCGGTCGGGTGCCGGCAGCGCTGCGGCGACCAGGGCGATCATCCAGGTGGCCCCAGACGACTGCACCGGCTGTGGGGTCTGTGTCAGCGTGTGCCCCGCCAAGAGCAAGGAAGTCGTCAAGCACAAGGCGATCAACATGGAGCCGATCGCCGCACACGTCGACGACGAGCGCCGGTTCTTCGACTACTTCCTCGGCCTGCCCGAGCACAAGCGAGCCGAGCTTCGCCTCGACACCGTCAAGGGCTCGCAGATGGCCGAACCGCTGTTCGAGTTCTCAGGTGCGTGTTCTGGTTGCGGCGAGACGCCGTACCTGAAGCTGCTGACCCAGATGATGGGCGACCGCCTCGTGGTCGCCAACGCCACGGGGTGTTCTTCGATCTACGGCGGCAATCTGCCCACCACACCGTGGTCGGTCGACGACGCCGGCCGTGGCCCGGCCTGGGCCAACTCGCTGTTCGAGGACAACGCCGAGTTCGGGCTGGGTATTCGCCTTGGCATCGACTCTCACATCGAGACGGCTCGGCGCCTGGTGGGCGAGCTGGCCGACGTGATCGGCCCTGTGGCCCAGCAGTTGCTCGACAATCCGGCCCGCACCGAAGACGAGATCGCCCTGCAGCGTTCGCTGATAGAGCAGCTGCGCATGGCGCTCGACGGTGTCGACGACCCGAAGGCCGTCGAGCTGATGGCTACGGCCGATCAGCTGGTACCGCGATCGGTGTGGTTGATAGGCGGCGACGGATGGGCCTACGACATCGGGTTCGGCGGCGTCGACCACGTGCTGGCGTCGGGGCGTGATGTCAACATCCTGGTGCTCGACACCGAGGTCTACTCCAACACCGGCGGGCAGACGTCGAAGGCGACACCTCGCGGGGCCATCGCCAAGTTTTCTGCAGGTGGCAAGGCCACCGCGAAGAAGGACATTGGCATGATCGCGATGGCTTACGGCGACGTGTACGTGGCCCACATCGCAATGGGCGCCAACATGACCCAGACGGTCAAGGCGTTCGCCGAGGCTGCCGCCCACCCGGGACCGTCGATCATCATTGCCTACAGCCCGTGTATCGCACACGGCATAGACATGACAGAGCAGATGTCTCACCAGAAGATGGCCGCCGACAGTGGCTATTGGCCTCTGTACCGCTATGACCCGCATCGCGAAGAACACGGCGATCACGCCCTGCACCTCGACAGTCGCAAGCCGACGATCCCGTTCAAGCGGTTCGCCGAGAGCGAGGCCAGGTTCTCGATGTTGGCTCGGGTCAATCCGGCGGTGGCTGACGAGCTGATGAGTGCCGCCCAGCGCGACATCGACGACCGGTGGCACCTGTACGAACAGATGGTCGAGGTCGAACGAACGGCGAGGTTCGGGATTCTCGAGGAGGAAGACTGA
- a CDS encoding dihydroorotate dehydrogenase-like protein: MSTDMRTSYMGLDLAHPLVASASPLTGSVDSLLALQEAGVAAVVLPSLFEEQVEHEIAAFRNQLDFGAEFSPEAYDGYFPALDGYNTGADEYLDVLVKAKRELTIPVIASLNGTSEGGWTHYALALQDEGADALELNIYHVAADPSENAFDVEDRYLRLVEQVRGEVQIPLAVKIAPFFSSMSNMAQRLQSAGADALVLFNRFYQPDIDLERLVVTPDIVLSEPVTMRLALRWIAILSAQIDIDLAATGGVHDGLSAAKLVLAGADAVMMASSLLKNGPGHVRTVLDQMTDWFSTHDYQSIEQAKGSVNQAAVPDPSAFERVNYMKAITSY; the protein is encoded by the coding sequence ATGAGCACCGACATGAGAACCAGCTACATGGGCCTCGACCTTGCCCACCCTCTGGTCGCTTCGGCCTCACCTCTGACGGGGTCGGTCGACTCGCTGTTGGCGCTGCAAGAGGCGGGCGTGGCAGCCGTGGTGCTGCCCTCGCTGTTCGAAGAGCAGGTCGAACACGAGATAGCGGCGTTTCGCAACCAGCTCGACTTCGGTGCCGAGTTCAGCCCCGAGGCCTACGACGGCTATTTCCCCGCTCTGGACGGCTACAACACCGGTGCCGACGAGTATCTCGACGTGTTGGTCAAGGCCAAGCGCGAGCTGACGATTCCGGTGATCGCCAGCCTCAACGGAACCTCGGAGGGTGGCTGGACACACTATGCGTTGGCGCTTCAAGACGAGGGCGCCGACGCGCTCGAGCTGAACATCTATCACGTCGCTGCCGACCCCAGCGAGAACGCGTTCGATGTCGAAGATCGCTACTTGCGCCTGGTCGAGCAGGTCAGGGGCGAGGTGCAGATTCCCCTGGCGGTCAAGATCGCTCCGTTCTTCTCGTCGATGTCGAACATGGCCCAAAGGCTGCAGTCGGCCGGCGCCGATGCCCTGGTGTTGTTCAACCGCTTCTATCAGCCCGACATCGACCTCGAGCGGCTGGTGGTGACGCCAGACATCGTGCTCAGCGAGCCGGTGACGATGCGGCTGGCTCTGCGTTGGATTGCGATCCTGAGCGCCCAGATCGACATCGACCTGGCGGCTACCGGGGGAGTGCACGACGGGCTGTCGGCAGCCAAGCTCGTGCTGGCCGGTGCCGACGCGGTGATGATGGCTTCGTCGCTGCTCAAGAACGGGCCCGGTCATGTGCGGACGGTGCTGGACCAGATGACCGATTGGTTCTCCACCCACGACTATCAGTCGATCGAGCAGGCGAAGGGCAGTGTCAACCAGGCCGCGGTTCCCGACCCCAGTGCGTTCGAGCGCGTCAACTACATGAAGGCCATCACCTCGTACTGA
- a CDS encoding ornithine cyclodeaminase family protein, producing the protein MEFLDAGRVVDATPWGELIDAIGAELAAGNSVAPQRHVHDVPMVDGSTGALLLMPAWTAGELIATKVVTFFPSNAGTVVPTVNAAVLLFDGRDGRHVATIDGDELTARRTAAISALASRHLARPDSSRLLVVGTGSLAPNVARAHSHVLPISTIEVWGRSADKAAAVAERLASEGFDARVATDLSQAVAQADLISCVTAATSPLINGDWLAPGAHLDLIGGFQHEMRESDDRAVERADVFVDTVSGATLAGDLSQPIADGWFSADDIVADLATLARGDHAGRTSNDQITLFKSAGFAVADLAAARLALRNATSAG; encoded by the coding sequence GTGGAGTTTCTTGATGCCGGGCGAGTGGTCGACGCGACGCCGTGGGGCGAACTGATCGATGCGATAGGCGCCGAGCTGGCGGCGGGCAACAGCGTCGCGCCACAACGTCACGTACACGACGTGCCCATGGTCGATGGATCGACCGGGGCGTTGTTGTTGATGCCGGCGTGGACAGCGGGCGAGCTCATCGCGACGAAGGTGGTCACGTTCTTTCCATCCAACGCCGGAACCGTCGTACCCACGGTGAACGCGGCCGTGCTGTTGTTCGACGGACGAGACGGACGCCACGTGGCGACGATCGACGGCGACGAATTGACCGCGCGGCGCACCGCAGCGATCTCGGCCCTGGCGTCGCGCCATCTGGCCCGGCCCGACTCGTCGCGCCTGCTGGTGGTGGGCACGGGAAGCCTGGCGCCCAACGTCGCTCGGGCGCACTCGCACGTGCTGCCGATATCGACCATAGAGGTCTGGGGCCGAAGCGCCGACAAGGCAGCGGCCGTGGCCGAACGCCTGGCCTCTGAAGGCTTCGACGCGCGGGTGGCCACCGATCTTTCGCAAGCGGTGGCCCAGGCCGACCTGATCTCGTGTGTCACCGCGGCCACCTCGCCGTTGATCAACGGCGACTGGCTGGCGCCTGGCGCGCATCTGGACCTGATCGGTGGCTTCCAGCACGAGATGCGCGAATCGGACGATCGGGCCGTCGAGCGAGCAGACGTCTTCGTCGACACCGTGTCGGGCGCAACGCTGGCAGGCGATCTGTCTCAGCCCATCGCCGATGGCTGGTTCAGCGCCGACGACATCGTTGCCGATCTGGCCACTCTGGCCCGGGGCGATCACGCCGGACGCACCAGCAACGATCAGATCACGCTGTTCAAGTCGGCGGGGTTCGCTGTGGCCGACCTCGCCGCAGCGCGTCTGGCCCTTCGCAACGCGACCTCGGCCGGCTAG
- a CDS encoding NifU family protein — translation MSLDLPRRMHAERTAEPAVMRWVTHEAALAQSPPGRRCVPESAPLHSLVSDGSISEVAVRDDCVLVRSSHPEMWRQIAPRVQAAISLELDSMTRDAAHWLLEAQPRTRPDVEPATVEQVQAAIDRTCGPLIAAHGGTMTVVAVDATSVVLRAQGACQGCSRSHDTLMSTIAPALRRLFPDLVDVRLERAEAEFTDEPVSDPLPGRQVKLLRRRPRSSGPNCH, via the coding sequence GTGAGCCTCGATCTGCCCAGGAGAATGCACGCCGAGCGAACCGCCGAACCCGCGGTGATGCGGTGGGTCACCCACGAAGCGGCATTGGCGCAGAGTCCACCGGGGCGCCGGTGCGTTCCAGAGTCGGCACCGCTGCACTCGCTGGTATCGGATGGCTCGATCTCAGAGGTGGCGGTTCGCGACGACTGTGTGCTGGTTCGAAGCTCACATCCCGAGATGTGGCGCCAGATAGCGCCACGCGTGCAGGCAGCGATCTCGCTCGAGCTCGACTCGATGACCCGCGACGCGGCCCACTGGCTGCTGGAGGCACAACCCCGAACCCGACCCGACGTCGAACCGGCCACCGTCGAGCAGGTTCAGGCTGCCATCGACCGCACCTGTGGCCCCTTGATTGCGGCCCACGGGGGCACGATGACCGTGGTGGCTGTAGATGCAACATCGGTTGTGCTGCGGGCCCAGGGGGCGTGTCAGGGATGCTCGCGCTCGCACGACACGCTGATGTCGACCATCGCACCGGCCCTTCGCCGTCTGTTCCCCGACCTGGTCGATGTCCGCCTCGAACGCGCCGAGGCCGAGTTCACCGACGAACCTGTGAGCGACCCGCTGCCCGGGCGCCAGGTGAAACTGTTGCGGCGTCGCCCCCGCTCATCGGGACCCAACTGCCACTGA
- a CDS encoding ferrous iron transporter B, translating to MIRSRSVPDPASPTGTRQIAIVGSPNAGKTSIFNALTGVRSKTANYPGVTVSRREAVVDIGGAPVLLVDLPGTYGLEPISPDERVVSDALHGRVEGVEAPDALVMVADATSLERSLFLLAEFLELGKPLCLVLTMIDEVTIRRGAVDVNRLSDALGVPVIGVVGHRGVGLNGLTELLAHSHDWIMPIVDPPGTLAGRAAWIDSIVESVVTPLDPDSRTARIDAVLLHPIAGPLVFVMVMLAFFQSIFTLATPVVDRLEQALGSLAETTRDLFGGWLGDLLADGVVAGVGGVLVFVPQIAMLFLIIGLLERVGYLARAALMTDRVMGRFGLEGRSFVAMLSSFACAVPGIMSARTIPDERHRLATMMAAPLMTCSARLPVFTLLIAAFVPAGQAFGPIGQQGLALFGLYVLGAVSGLAYSAILSRTMLSAPSAPFMMELPPYRRPTLAAAMLHVWDGVWSFVRKAGTIILVTTIALWVLLSFPRSTPPIELTGSQAASYEMEHSIGGQLGKALEPVTAPLGFEWRTNVALIGSLAAREVFVSTLAITTASEDESALADRITELRRPDSTRVFDGPTVAALLVFFVYALQCLSTVAVLRRETNSWRWPAVAMSSMLLLAYAGAFVARSVVQVVM from the coding sequence GTGATCCGGTCGCGCAGCGTCCCAGATCCGGCCTCGCCGACCGGCACACGGCAGATCGCCATCGTCGGCAGCCCCAACGCCGGCAAGACGAGCATCTTCAACGCCCTCACCGGTGTGCGTTCGAAGACCGCGAACTATCCGGGCGTCACGGTCAGCCGTCGCGAGGCGGTCGTCGACATCGGCGGAGCGCCGGTGTTGCTGGTCGATCTGCCTGGCACCTACGGGCTCGAACCCATCAGCCCAGACGAACGTGTAGTCTCAGACGCCCTTCATGGGCGGGTCGAGGGCGTTGAAGCCCCCGACGCGTTGGTGATGGTTGCCGACGCGACCAGCCTCGAACGGTCGCTGTTCCTGCTGGCCGAATTCCTCGAGCTCGGCAAGCCGCTGTGCCTGGTTCTGACGATGATCGACGAGGTTACGATTCGGCGCGGGGCCGTCGACGTGAACCGGCTGTCTGACGCGCTGGGCGTTCCTGTCATAGGCGTCGTCGGACATCGCGGTGTGGGGCTCAACGGTCTCACCGAGCTGCTCGCACACAGCCACGACTGGATCATGCCCATAGTCGATCCGCCGGGCACATTGGCCGGCAGGGCGGCGTGGATCGACTCGATAGTCGAGTCGGTGGTGACGCCGCTCGATCCCGACAGCCGCACGGCCCGCATCGACGCCGTTCTGCTGCACCCGATCGCGGGTCCGCTCGTGTTCGTCATGGTGATGCTGGCCTTCTTCCAGTCGATCTTCACGCTGGCGACCCCTGTTGTCGACAGGCTCGAACAGGCCCTCGGCAGCCTCGCCGAGACAACTCGAGACCTATTCGGCGGATGGTTGGGTGATCTGCTGGCAGACGGCGTCGTCGCAGGCGTAGGTGGGGTGCTGGTGTTCGTGCCCCAGATAGCGATGCTGTTCTTGATCATCGGTCTGCTCGAGCGCGTTGGCTACCTGGCCCGGGCCGCGCTGATGACCGACCGGGTGATGGGACGCTTCGGGTTGGAGGGCCGCAGCTTCGTAGCGATGTTGTCGTCGTTTGCGTGTGCCGTGCCCGGCATCATGTCGGCGCGGACCATTCCAGACGAACGTCACAGGCTGGCCACGATGATGGCCGCACCCCTGATGACCTGCTCGGCTCGGCTGCCCGTGTTCACTCTCTTGATCGCCGCGTTCGTTCCAGCGGGCCAAGCGTTCGGCCCGATCGGCCAACAAGGGCTGGCCCTGTTCGGGTTGTACGTGCTGGGCGCCGTCTCCGGTCTGGCGTATTCGGCGATTCTCAGTCGCACGATGCTCAGCGCACCCAGCGCCCCGTTCATGATGGAACTTCCCCCATACCGGCGCCCGACATTGGCGGCCGCCATGTTGCACGTGTGGGACGGAGTTTGGTCGTTCGTGCGCAAGGCCGGAACCATCATCTTGGTGACCACCATCGCCCTTTGGGTGCTGTTGTCTTTCCCCCGGTCGACACCGCCGATCGAGTTGACCGGTTCGCAGGCGGCGAGCTACGAGATGGAACACAGCATCGGCGGCCAACTCGGCAAGGCGCTCGAGCCGGTAACCGCTCCGCTGGGGTTCGAGTGGCGCACCAATGTCGCCCTCATCGGCTCGCTGGCCGCACGCGAGGTGTTCGTGTCGACCCTGGCGATAACCACGGCATCGGAGGACGAGTCGGCGCTCGCCGACCGCATCACCGAGCTGAGACGTCCCGACTCGACCCGCGTCTTCGATGGGCCCACCGTCGCCGCGCTGCTGGTGTTCTTCGTGTACGCGCTTCAGTGTCTGTCGACCGTGGCCGTACTGCGCCGCGAAACCAACTCGTGGCGTTGGCCCGCGGTGGCGATGTCGTCGATGCTCTTGTTGGCTTATGCGGGCGCTTTCGTGGCTCGCAGCGTGGTCCAGGTGGTCATGTGA
- a CDS encoding FeoA family protein → MQTRPGRSSQTDPIIGFDRLDHSRTCRLSALAVGASGIVVAVDSGPTGEGRRLQEIGFVPGTLVKVERTAPLGDPVVFQIRSTRLALRRRAAELVEVRPQQTPVAR, encoded by the coding sequence ATGCAGACCCGGCCGGGCCGGTCGAGCCAGACCGACCCGATCATCGGATTCGACCGGTTGGATCACAGTCGCACTTGCCGCCTGTCGGCCCTGGCGGTGGGCGCCTCGGGCATCGTCGTGGCCGTCGACAGCGGCCCGACGGGCGAGGGTCGCAGGCTTCAGGAGATCGGCTTCGTACCGGGCACCCTGGTGAAGGTCGAGCGCACCGCTCCCCTCGGTGACCCGGTCGTCTTCCAGATTCGATCCACCCGGCTGGCGCTGAGGCGTCGGGCCGCCGAACTGGTCGAGGTCAGGCCCCAACAGACGCCGGTGGCTCGGTGA